From the Rhinopithecus roxellana isolate Shanxi Qingling chromosome 5, ASM756505v1, whole genome shotgun sequence genome, the window TTCCCGTGATAGGACGTTTCATGTAAAACCACAGTGACAGAATACGGCTGCATGTGGCATACATAAGCAGCTGTGTCCAGGGATGGAACTCCAGCAGATTTTCCTATTAGTTTTAAATGCTCTTTTAtgtaggggtttttttgttttgttttcttttttgagatggagtcttgctctgtcgcccaggctggagtgcagcagtgcaatctcagctcattgcaagctccgcctctggggttcaagcaattctctccgctgagccccccgagtagctgggattataggcacctgccaccacgcccagataatttttgtatttttagtagagacagggcttaaTATTAGTTTTAAATGCTCTGTGctgtagttttgggtttttttgtttttgtttttgtttttgctttgagatggagtctcgctccgtcacctaggttggagtgcaatggtgggatctcagctcactgcaacctctgcctcacggttcaagtgattctcctgcctcagccccccaagtagctgggattacaggcacccgccatcatgctcagctaatttttgtatttttgtagaggtggggtttcaccatgttggccaggctggtcttgaactcctgacctcaggtgatccacccacctcggcctcccaaagtgctgggattacaggtgtgagccactgcactcagcctagttatcttttctctttttttttttttttttaagagagagatgttattttttttttaagaggaatgAGTGGTGTTGGGATGTCAGATGAAATTACTTGTTTATTCAAACTGAAAACCCCAATGtggggaaagaaacaaaacacactgAGCAGAATAATTGAACCACGGCGAACAGGGAAAGTAGACCGAGAACAAAATAAGCTCCAAGGTCTCCAAGGGCGAGCAAAGCCAGGCTGGCaggcctcctcctcccctgcagAAAGCAGGATGGATGAGGAGCTCTGCTTCTCCAGGCTCCCCCATGTCCCcctaaaaatgtttccagaacATTCCAGGCCCATAAAGTGTCCAAATGCTGGAAGGACCCACATGTATATGTCTGGGATTGAATCAAATCTTCTGACTCAGTTCTCTTTGGGAGTTCTGAGAATGGAAGTCACTTCCCAGAACCCCATCCTCCCCCTACAGACAGCACTGGCCTTCTtttcagggaagaaaagaaaagggactcTTGGAAACCCTCCTGAGGGCCACACAGCTCCTGCTGTTGAGACTGATATGGTTTATGAGGCGCCACCGCCCCCTTCCGCCACCCCCTGCCTGCTGTAGCCTGAGGCTTACCTTCGTGACTGTCTATAAACAGCATCCAGACTCAGTAATCACGTCAATCAGCTTTTAGAGGAAAACATTTATTCTGGGGAGGTGTCAGGGAAAGGATTCAGGAGATCTTGTTTCTTTCTAGCTCTGGCCTTGACATCGACTTGCTGGGTGGTCTGAAGGATTTCACTTATTTACACAGCAAATGTTGTTCAAGAGTTAGGATGTGCAAAACTCAGCCGCAGGCACCGTGCGGGGTGGGAAGATGAGCAAGGCAGGGTCGTCCTCTCCGAGTACAGCGAATGTGGtgggacagacacacacacactttatgcACGCATGCACGCACACCATGCGCTCAGCTGCCACTGAGAGCAGATAGGAGatgcagaggcagagggagaacaGCCGCCCTCTGACTAAGGACAGAGCCCAGCTGTCTCAAGAGCTCTCCTGGATGGACAGACTGGTGGGGTCCCAGCAACACCCCCCATCTCTCCATCCAGCTGTGTAATGAATGACTGAAAACCTCAGCTGGCCTGTGAGCAGGAGAGCTGGCCAGGTGGAAGGGAATCCCTGACACCCTACAGCCCCTGGTGTAGCTAAAGCAGACTGGCCTCCTGGGCTGGTGCAGGAAGAACAGCTTACGTTCTCAAACACATTGACCACGTGCTCCATGCGTCTGACACACATGGACTCGTCTACTCCCCACAGCAGCCCTAGGAGATGGGGCTGTTTAAAATACCAATCCCCATTGTATAGTTGAAAAAAATGAGGTGCAATGAGGTTAAATAACGAGCCCTAGAGAGGAGGACTCAATTCACAGTCAGCTTCCAGAGCCCATCGGCCTAACCGCCAGGCTGGCTTCCCGTCCGTAATGCACGTTTCCAGCTAGAGATTTCCAGGCTGGGTTTCCCACACTTAGCCATTTACATTCACGTTCACAGTTTTTGCCATATCCATGTCACCGGTACAACTATTTCTTTAGTAGTGACTTACTTTTGAGCTGTAACTTCATATCACcaatttaaatggaaaatgagTATCACGTATCATAAAAGAAAGATGATAACtgtaaaaagtaaaagcaatagAATGTAAACAATGCTATTAAAGCCTGGATAGATTCGGGGTCCAGCCAAGGCTCTGAGCCTGTTCAGTGTGTCAAAAGGGGAGATTACGCATATAGAAAGGTGTTGAAGATGCACGGACACCACGCTGAGACTTTCTTGTTGGCCTAATCAGGAGGAATGACTAAATGATTCAAGGTTATTTGCCAGCCAAACTACTTCCCTTGCTGGGAAACGCTTCCCAGCTCTAACATGCAGTCCCAAAATACGGGACACAAGTTGACATCAGGAGGAAAACTATCTTTTCCTTCTCCACTTCTGAGTTCTTGGTTGGGGGCcctgaaacaaaaaacagattaacaagagaaaagtgaacaaatgaatgtaaTGTAAGTTTAATGTGACATGGGAACCTTCATAAGGAAACGAAGTGATTAAGCCTgagtgcctttttatttttttgagatggagtctcactctaccgcccaggctggagtgcagtggtgcgatacggctcactgcagcctcgatcaccctgggctcaagtgatcttcccacctcagcctcccaggtagttaggactaggactacaggtgtgcgccaccacacccacctaatttttttgtactttttgtagactgaatctcgctgtgttggccaggctggtctactcctgggctcaagcgatccacctgcctcagcctcccgaagtgctggggtcacaggcgtgaaccactgtgcctggcctgagtgTTTCCATTAGATGTGATGAAGAGTGGAGAATCATGGGATGTGGTGGGACCAGGGGGCACGAGCGAAGTGTAGAGAAGTAAGGAAACAGCAAGGCCTGTTGGGGCTCCTCTCTATCCTCAGTGCTCAGAGGGGAGGGTGCCCCTTTCCTCTGGGTGTGGAGTCTGGTGACCTGCTTCAGGGAACAATCACAGAGTCCTTCCTGTACCTACTGTTTCTTGGATTCTTTCCACTTAATATATTCAACATGCGAAGCTGCCACATTTTGGGGTAGCGTACCCTGAATCTCATCATTGGTTACAAGGTTGGGGGCCCCACATGAGGCACACTTGGCCCCTGAGACAGTGACAGTATGTATTTCACAGAGGCCACTGCTTCAAAAGCCCTAAGGTGTGGATTCCTAGGAAACCAAAACAGGCCGTCTCCAAGGCTCGAGTGGAATTGATTCCTGACAGTGCCAAGCCCACAGTGTCTGTATGAGTAAATGAAGAAAGTGTTTTTACAGTAAGTCTTCTTGGACAGAAttctgagggagagagagaatgagtgaatCAGAATGTTGGATGTTCCCTCTAAGGtgtctgttttaaaaatcagggGAAAAACCCAGCAGCAGAGTCATCACCTGTCCCCAGCTCTGAGGGTCAGCGTCTGTGAGGGCCACGAGTCTACCCTCCCAGCTCTGCAGACAAGGAGACTGTGGTCCAGAGAGATGGAAATCCCACAGACAGCGGCCCACCTGGAGCACCCCCTCCCTGCCTGACTTTATATTCCCAGGATGCGTTCATCAGGGTCTCAGTAAAAAAAGAGAGGGCACATTCCAACTGGGTAATAGGAAGAGGACGTTAATGAAGCATTTCTTTACAGTGGTGTAGGCAGCATATTGGGGTTCTGTGAGGAGCAGGCAGCACCCCAGGTGCCTCAGTGCTGGTGCGACAAAGCCTTATcaccctccctacctccctccctccctcacgaTCAGACCCCTGATAAAAGCAGTGAACTCTGCTCCAGGCCAGGCCAGCATAAAGGCCCCCAAGAGAGGAGCCAACAACACTCCATCCTCCTTCTCACCCTCCCTCAGGCTCCTGCTggggctcccactggccaaaccCAAAGAGAAGCCAGAAGGCAAAGAGCCCTATGGTACCCGTAGGGGCTCCCAAGGCAGGGGTCACAGAGGAGAAGCCAGGAGGTGACCTGGAGCAGGACACAGCAGCTCCCTGACAGGGATCCTCACCCAGGGCACGCTTCTAGAGCAAATGGAGAAAGCAGCTCGGTCGACTTCAGACTCCCAAATTCTCCCAGTTCCTTAACCCGCCTGCCCTCTGGACTTCAGGAGAAAGTTGAGACGGAAAGCTCTCAactttgttttgaaaatgaaagcaatgtTTACAGCCACTAGCAAGCAATTAGGATCCAGCTGGGCTGATGTGGCCAGATCTGGGGACACTCAGCCAGGTAGATGCACAACAGACCCATTAACGGAGGTCAGCGAGGAAACGCTGGACACATCCCCCATGACCAAGCTGTGAGGACCTGAATTATCTGTGCGGCAGTCACTGTCATGTAGAAATGGAAGCCGTACATGCAGGCTGAGGCCTCTCAGCTGGACATTTCAGCTTGAGTGAGCCCCAGGAGGACAGGGAAGTTTAGTCTTCATTCTTCTCTGAATCACCAGCACATAATaatttgttaaatgcttttacaAATGAATGCtttaggctgggtacggtggttcatgtctgtaatcccagcactttgggaggctgaggcgggtggatcgtttgaggtcaggagttcgagaccaacctggtcaacatggaaaaacctcatctctactaaaaatacaaaaactagccgggcgtggtggcaggaatctgtgatcccagctactcaggaggctgatacaggagaatcgcttgaacccgggaggcagaggttgcagtgagccattgcactccagcctgggtgacagagcgagactctgtctcaaaaaaaaaaaaaaaaaaaaattagtgcttTAAACACATGACCTCTCACAACCGTTGAATTTTCTCtccatgagcccaggagggccTCTCAGAGAGGAAAACTCCTAGGTCTTCCTTTCCCTCTGCAAACTCCCTGCTTTGAAGAATCAGAAGGACAGTGCTGCTCATTGCATCCTTTGCAAGTTCCAAACCCTGATCCCAGCTCTGCTTAGGGGTTCGTGCAAACCTTTTCCGGGTGTTAATTACCTCCCACTTCATTTCCTGTTTACCAACTcagctttttgttttaatgtgtttGAATTCCCTGAACTGAATATTCTCTGATCTCCACCGCCCAACTGAATTAGGGGAGCTGGGCTTCTGGAAACCCAGGTGCCAGGTGTTGCAGAGTGGCTGAAAATCGAGATGTGGCAGATCTGTGGCtacattcatgcacacacacacacacatgcacatatgcacacacacacacgcactcacacacttgcacatgcatagACCACAGCTTTCCACAGCCTTCCTAGACAGGGGTCACTTAGTATCCTGGAGAGAGTGTGAAGTCTGGAATGGAAAGAGAGGGGGTTAAGCCCCACCTCTAGCCATTGGACTGAGACAAGTCACCCCCACCCGTCTATGCCTCGTTTCCTCCTCTCTGAGGCAAGCACAGAGCCCATGCCTCACTCTCTGGATGGGAGTATGTGAAACTTGAAGAGGGATAGAGACAGGGGTCATCAATGGAAGCCCCTTGGGCAAAAAGGCCCTTTCAACCAGGGCACAGAGGAGGCCCTGGGCTGAGAACTTGACAGCACCTTGTATTGGTAACCAGCCCAAGGGACTGGAAATACTCAGCTGTGTCTGTCTCCCTCATTAGGCTCAAAGTCcctcaagaccctgtctccatcaCAGTGCTCCAGTCCAGACCCCTCCTCTGAGCTCCAGATCCTGCTGGACCCAACAGCCATTCCCATCCCCATCCGCCTAGAATTCTTCAAAAAACCTCCCCTCTAACAGCTTCCAGTCTAAACACATGACCTTTCTCCTCTAAACCAGCCTTTGCAGGAGATAGAAGCCACGAAACCTGCCTCACCCCTGTCCTCACCCCATCCATGTCCAGTCGAGCACTATCCCTGTCAGGCGTACCCTCTAAACTCCCCTGGAATCCAGCCTCTCAGCCTCCATCAGCCCAGGCCTAAGTTAATGGGCTAACTGGGCCCTGCTTCCATTCTACCCACTGCAATCCCGACTCCCTGAGCAGCGGCCAGGGCCTAATCCACATTCACACCAAGTGCCTTCCTGACTGAGATATCCTCCTGTACCCTCATCCCTCCACCCTGCTTAGTTCTGCTCACCCTCAGTGTTATCATCAATATCCACTCGCCCTCGCAGGCGGTTTTGGGACCCCGTGTTCTATGCAGTCACAGAATCTTTTGCTTGATTTCACTGTACTTAGGTCAGTTTGCAGTTATTAAGTGAGCTTAATATGTCTGGCTTCTCCAGTAGACTGTCAGCTCCTCGCCATTGTGCCCCTAGCACCGCTGTGTGGGAGCACTTCACAAATGTACATTGAGTCAGGGACTCAGCAGTCTCCACTTCTCCTCCCTGCTGGAGAATGCATGTATTTTGCAGTCCCCAGCCCCTGTGCCATCTAaccatcttttcttctctgttcagCCCAGGTGTGGCCTCGCACACATCCCACTCTGAGTCCAAATGTTCTCTCCCTGGAAGACAACAATGTTTCTGTCTGTTCGTGAGGACTCCATGCCCACCACGGCCTCTTTCAGGTGAGTCAAGGGGATTCCTCAATTCACTAGTTAGGGGTGGGGGGCAGACACCCTGGAGAACTCCCTGGAAAGCTCAACCCTCATGCCCTGGACAACAGTTGAAGGAATTAGTGATGTTAAAGCCCAAAGACAAAACTTCTCAAGTGTCCAAGTCCCTGTAGGCCTGTCGGGAGCAGAGGGAATGTTCTGTGGAACTAGAGGAAGAGGGGCTTTGGGAGGAGAAGGACACATTCCTGGTTGTCATAAGTGATCTATCCCAGAGGAACTTGGAAGTAAAGGTAAGAGAGTTAAACACTGAAGTCAATGCCCAGCAGATCAGACAGCAATGTGCCAGGTTGCCTTGGAGACAAAATATCTCCAACATATGGCTGACATCTGGTGGAAGATCAGAACACTCTAAAGAGAGAATttaaggggagggggagggagaccTGAGCCAGAGTAGAAACAGAGGATAGGGAGATCTGTTCTGGGAGGCAGCATTTACAAGAAACAAGGCTGAGGGGTCCACTCCAACCTCTCCGTCTTGTGGCAGGTGTGGCCTATGATGAAAGTGAGCAGATGGCCATCTCAGCTGAGGCCACAGTGCACTGGACCTATAATTTCCAATTCCGCACTCACTAGGTGTCCTTCTGATGATCCTATGGCTTCTCAGAGCCAGGAATGGGCCAGGATCCATCCCCTTGGCTATCAATTGTCTTGCTGAGAAATTAATAAGCAGCATCTGGTGCTATACTTTGGTCTCTAGTGAGTTAGCCCATGAGAGATGATTGATTCCCCAAGCCAGGGGTATGGAGAAAATGGGTTTTCTGTAGTTACAGTTGAGGCTTGGACCAAGGGGACTACCCAGGGGAAGTCTTACCTTCAGAGGACTCTGGAAAGGAGACTGCAAGTTTTCATGGCTCAAGAATTCAGAGCCCAGTAGAGACAGTTTATCTCTGTTCCAAGATGTCTGGGGCCTTGGTTGGAAGACTAAAAGGCTGGGAAACCAGGATCCACTGAAAGCTTAACTGGGGCCAGAGGATCCACTTTCAAGGTGGCAAGTTGATTCCCTGCTCTGTGGCTGCTTGAGTATCCTCACATGGCGGCTCACATCCTTCCAAGTAAGCAATGCAAGAGGCCAAGGAAGAAGCTGCAAAGCATGttatgacctagcctcagaaaTCACACACCATCCCCACCACCTTTGGTAAGAAGTCCAGACCACATCCAGGAGAAGAGGAAGCAGATTCCTCCTTTTGAAAGGAAGAATATCAAGTAATTTGAAAGTCATATGAAAGTCACCAGGCACCACAGGGATCTTTTCAGAGCATACTTCTTATACCAACACTGTAGTCCCTGAAGACTCAGGGGCAAAGCCTCACTTCCTTAGCACCCAGTGAAGACCATGCTTACTCCCTCACTCAGCCTCTTGCTACTTCTCACCTCTCCTGTCCAACATCTAGTGTCACTTTCCAGAACATACCAACAGCTTCCCCAGTTCTGTGCCTCTGCTCAGGCTGTTCCTCCTGCCTGGTCTGCTTGTCCTCCTTCTTGTGCCCTGTCGAGATGCTTCTTATCCTTCAAGACCCAGCTCTAGAGTCACCTCCAGCCTTACCCACCTGCCCCTACCCCAAGTCTGTGTCCCACACGCCTCCTGCTCCCTCCAGGGCACCCTCCACACTCTGGGCCCCAGTTGTCAGGAGTCAGGAAGGGCAGGGGCCAGGTGGTATCCTCTCTGTGTTTTTGCACTCAAGGCAGAGCTCAGCACAGAGCAGATGCTCAAAAAACATTGAAAGGTTAAAAGCATTGCTTTGCGGGTCCCCCAGTCTGGCTCCAGGATGCCAGCCAGCTGCTCCTAGAAGCAAAGGGAATTTTCCTGGGAAATCCCAGAGGTGATGATCAGTATCTCCTCATGACTTGTAGCTCAGCTCTTCCTCCATGAGCCTGTCTAGCAATGCACCTCCCAGAAAGAGCACCTTTTCCTTCTCTCACCCACATCACAGAGCGCTGAGAAAATGCCCAGTGAGTCTTGCCCTCTGGGTTGTGCTTTGGACTTTTAAGTGTGTCTTCACATCTACTCTTTGACTTGAATCTTGCAACAACCatgtaaaaagaaatgcaaagcgAGTCAGGATGAGAGCAATACCCCACTCCAAAGAAGGCAAAATagaagcccagagaggtcaagcagtttgcccaagatcacacagctaggatTGGAACCCAGGTCTGTCCAAGCCCCATGCCTCTGCTGAAGGTAGAGATGATTTACAGCAACAAGTCTAGAAAGGTACCTGCCCTGTGGTCTGTGAGTCTCGCCTAAGAATGAAAGAGGAGTCAGTAGGTTAAAGATGAGGTCACCAACAAACGGTGGTATTAGAGTTTACCACTTGTTATTTTAATAGGTTTGCAAGAATAGTTAATTACTAATGTTTACTGAGCCAAGTGCAGTGCTTGGGGCATTTTGTACATTGTCTCAGATCCCCATCACAACCCTGAGAGGGAGatttttaaattcccattttacaggtgaggtcATTGTGGTTCAAGGACGTTAACTTACCCAATATCACACAGCTTATAAGTAAGGCAGCCAGGATGTGAACCCAGTAGGACTATCTGGCTCCAAAGTCCCCACCCTCCCTCGCTATCTGCATCCTCCTATCCTCTTCAGTGCTTTGCTGATAGAAGATACAGAAATATGATGCCACCCCAGACCTTCCAGGAAGACAGGAACTAAGCAGATAGCCTGGCCATGGTCTCCAAGCCAGACTGGAATCTCCAGGTCTGGCATgatatcatttttctcttttaatgaatTCACTCACCCACcacaggactttgagaggctgaaaggTGACCAACTCCCTTGGGAGGGGCCCGGATGATAAGGAAGGAATGTGAATCCTCCCATCACAGAAGCTTCAAGGAGGTCAAGGATCCAAGACTTGAGATTGTTAGTGCTGTTGATGGATGCTGGCCAAGGAAATATCCCAGTGGAGCCTTGAGATGAAGAACATGAGGCCCCATTTAGATCCAAGGATCAGAGGGGGCTCTGTAAGACCCAGGGGAGTCAGGTGCGCCAAAGCGCTGGCCACAGAAAGCAGCCTGAGCTCCACCTCGACTTCTCCACATCCTGGCTGGTTGTCTTTAACCCCTGCCTCTTTCTGCACCAGTTTTTGTCCTTCCTTTGTGACCCTGAGGTGTAACAGcctcttttctactttctttcagCGCCGACATGCTCAATGTCACCTTGCAATTGCCAACTCTTAACGGGACCTTTGCCCAGAGCAAATGCCCCCAAATAGAGTGGCTGAGCTGGCTCAACACCATCCAGGCCCCCTTCCTCTGGGTGCTGTTCGTGCTGGCCACCCTAGAGAACATCTTTGTCCTCAGCGTCTTCTGCCTGCACAAGAGCAGCTGCACGGTGGCAGAGATCTACCTGGGGAACCTGGCCGCAGCAGACCTGATCCTGGCCTGCGGGTTGCCCTTCTGGGCCATCACCATCTCCAACAACTTCGACTGGCTCTTTGGGGAGACGCTCTGCCGCGTGGTGAATGCCATTACCTCCATGAACCTGTACAGCAGCATCTGTTTCCTGATGCTGGTGAGCATCGACCGCTACCTGGCCCTGGTGAAAACCATGTCCATGGGCCGGATGCGTGGCGTGCGCTGGGCCAAGCTCTACAGCTTGGTGATCTGGGCATGCACGCTGCTCCTGAGCTCACCCATGCTGGTGTTCCGGACCATGAAGGAGTACAGCGACGAGGGCCACAACGTCACTGCTTGCGTCATCAGCTACCCATCCCTCGTCTGGGAAGTGTTCACCAACACGCTCCTGAATGTCGTGGGCTTCCTGCTGCCCCTGAGCGTCATCACTTTCTGCACGATGCAGATCATGCAGGTGCTGCGGAACAATGAGATGCAGAAGTTCAAGGAGATCCAGACAGAGAGGAGGGCCACGGTGCTGGTCCTGGTTGTGTTGCTGCTATTCGTCATCTGCTGGCTGCCCTTCCAGGTCAGCACCTTCCTGGACACGCTGCATCGCCTCGGCATCCTCTCCAGCTGCCAGGACGAGCACATCATCGATGTAATCACACAGATCGCCTCCTTCATGGCCTACAGCAACAGCTGCCTCAACCCACTGGTGTACGTGATTGTGGGCAAGCGCTTCCGAAAGAAGTCTTGGGAGGTGTACCAGGGAGTGTGCCAGAAAGGGGGCTGTAGGTCAGAACCCATTCAGATGGAGAACTCCATGGGCACACTGCGGACCTCCATCTCGGTGGAACGCCAGATTCACAAACTGCAGGACTGGGCGGGGAGCAGACAGTGAGCAAACGCCAGCAGGGCTGCTGTGAATTTGTGTTAAGGATTGAGGGACAGTTGCTTTTCAGCATGGACCCAGGAATGCCAAGGGGACATCTATGCATGACCTTGGGAAATGAGTTGGTGTCTCCAGTAAAACACAGGAGAATAATTCCTGCCCTGCCCAGTTTTGCAGGGAGCATGGCTGTGAGGATGGGGTGAACTCATGCACAGCCTAGGACTCCATAAACACGACAGCATTACTGTTCTTATTTGCTGCCACACCTGAGCCAGCCTGCTCCTTCCCAGGAGTGGAGGGGGCCTGGGGACAGGGACAGGAGTGACTGAGCTTCCCTCCCACATGGtgtccctccctgccccagcaAGACAACTTGGATCTCCAGCAGAACCGCCATCCAGCTTTGGTGCAATGGCTGAGTGCACAAGTGAATTGTTGCCCTGGGTTTCTTTAATCCATTCAGCTAGAACTTTGGAGGACAATTTCTTACATTAATGAAGGTTAAGCCCTGAGGGGTCCCTGATAAGAACCTGGAGACCAGGATTCTGTGGCACCCCTCACTGATGGACAAGGTGGTCTGTGCCAAAGAAGAATCCAATAAGCACATATTGAGCACTTGCTGTATAAGCAATATTGAGCACTGGAGgcaagagggaagaaagagaaggagccaTCTCCATCTTGAAGGAACTCAAAGACCGACTGGGAATGACTGGGCACTGCCACCACCAGAAAGTTGTTCGATGAGATGGTTGAGCAGGGTGCTGTGGGTGATATGGAGAGCAGAAGGGGGGAGCCCAAGGTTCCAGCTCAACCAATAACTATTGCACAACCACCTGTCCCTGCCTCA encodes:
- the BDKRB2 gene encoding B2 bradykinin receptor isoform X1, whose amino-acid sequence is MFSPWKTTMFLSVREDSMPTTASFSADMLNVTLQLPTLNGTFAQSKCPQIEWLSWLNTIQAPFLWVLFVLATLENIFVLSVFCLHKSSCTVAEIYLGNLAAADLILACGLPFWAITISNNFDWLFGETLCRVVNAITSMNLYSSICFLMLVSIDRYLALVKTMSMGRMRGVRWAKLYSLVIWACTLLLSSPMLVFRTMKEYSDEGHNVTACVISYPSLVWEVFTNTLLNVVGFLLPLSVITFCTMQIMQVLRNNEMQKFKEIQTERRATVLVLVVLLLFVICWLPFQVSTFLDTLHRLGILSSCQDEHIIDVITQIASFMAYSNSCLNPLVYVIVGKRFRKKSWEVYQGVCQKGGCRSEPIQMENSMGTLRTSISVERQIHKLQDWAGSRQ